CTTGCTCAGTGAGCGCGATCGGGAATTGCCCGCGCGCGTTGTCGCCGTCTTGCAGCATACCTATCGGCCGCGATTCATCTCTCAATTGATCTCCAGTCAGATGGACGTGGATCGCTTCGACTATCTCCTGCGCGATAGCTTGATGACGGGGGCCAAATACGGTTTCTACGATTTGGAGTGGATCCTCCACACGTTGGAGATCGCCCCTGAGCAAGAATGTCTCTACGTCGCGGCCAAAGGGCTCTACGCCGTCGAGGAATATCTGCAGGCGCGCTATTACATGTTCCGTCAGGTCTACTTCCATCGGAATCTGCGAGCGGCCGAGGCGATGCTTCGCTCCATCTTCCGACGCGCCATTGATCTCATGGCGAGCGATCGCTTACAGCACATCGTTCCTGATTCTGTGATGGCGAAGGTCCTTCGGCGCGAGTCGCTCTCGACCGAAGAATATCTCGCCCTCGATGATCATGACATCATGTTCCACATCAAGTGGTGGACGAAGGAGCCCGATCCCATCCTGAGCGATCTGGCGAGCAGGTTCCTTCATCGCCGTCTCTTCAAGTCCGTGGATGTGCAGGTCAACGCCGAGCGCCGACGACGATTCCTCGAACAAGCGCGCCGGATCGTCGAGGCCGCGGGATTCGATCCTCGTTACTATCTGGTCGAGGATCGGGCGAGCGACATTCCGTACCTTGGTCCGTATTCTCCGGAGACGTCGGGGCCGGAGAACCGTATCTACGTCGAGGCAAACGGAGGAAGCCGCACCTTGCGCGAGATCACCGAAGTCTCTCCTGCGATCCGCCGATTGCGGCGATTTCATATTGATCGGCTCTGCTTCCCCGAAGCCGTGAGCGAGACCATTCGCAACTTGGTGGAACAGGAGGAGAAGGGATGAAGGTCTCCCGTCGAACGTTTCTCGCAGGTAGTCTTCGGACCGGCGCCGCAATGCTCTTTACGAGTTGGCCGGTCGCGTCAGCCCTGCCTCCGGATGAAATCGAGACGAAGATCACGCTCCTGCACACGAACGATGTGCATTCGCGATTGGAGCCGTTCCCCGACGATGATCCGCAATATGCCGGATTGGGCGGGGCTGCTCGACGGGCAGCGCTCGTCAAACGCATCCGCCGGGAGAATCCGAACACGCTGCTTCTGGATGCCGGCGATGCGTTCCAAGGAACGCCCTACTACAACGTTTATCGCGGCGAGGCCGATTATCAGGTCA
This portion of the Blastocatellia bacterium genome encodes:
- a CDS encoding HD domain-containing protein, with the translated sequence MAERIYRDPVHNIISLEETDPDDRLLVRLIDTPEFQRLRRIRQLGLALFTYQGAEHSRFSHSLGVMHLMRRVLALLGQRYSIDREVRLTAMCAALLHDVGHGPFSHVMETVLGYRHEEWGVRIILDEGTLIHRLLSERDRELPARVVAVLQHTYRPRFISQLISSQMDVDRFDYLLRDSLMTGAKYGFYDLEWILHTLEIAPEQECLYVAAKGLYAVEEYLQARYYMFRQVYFHRNLRAAEAMLRSIFRRAIDLMASDRLQHIVPDSVMAKVLRRESLSTEEYLALDDHDIMFHIKWWTKEPDPILSDLASRFLHRRLFKSVDVQVNAERRRRFLEQARRIVEAAGFDPRYYLVEDRASDIPYLGPYSPETSGPENRIYVEANGGSRTLREITEVSPAIRRLRRFHIDRLCFPEAVSETIRNLVEQEEKG
- a CDS encoding metallophosphoesterase: MKVSRRTFLAGSLRTGAAMLFTSWPVASALPPDEIETKITLLHTNDVHSRLEPFPDDDPQYAGLGGAARRAALVKRIRRENPNTLLLDAGDAFQGTPYYNVYRGEADYQVMSAIGYDVVTLGNHEFDSGLEALARALNFAKFEVVSANYDFRDTLLRDRIKPYVVRELAGVRIGIFGLGIALDGLVPERLRMGVRYYDPIATARAMV